CTCAGTGATCTCGAAGAGACATTAGCGGATGATTACGAAATCTTGGTCGAGAAAGCAAAAGCAAAATTTGAAGCACTCAGCCAAGCCTTTAAAGAGACAACCCAAAACGTTATTAACACCGATATGGACGATGTCATGAAAGGGAGCGAAATCAAACACCTGATGAAAAAACTTGAAAAACTTCAAAAAGAGATCCAAGTACTCACCAAAAACTAAGCTTTTAATGCAGTCCTACGCATGACCAAGATGTGAGCGGTTGGCTTTGCGTAAGGCTCTTAGCGTCGTAATGGCGAGTGCGATAATCGCAGGTCCTAAGATAAATCCCCAAAATCCAAATGTAGCAAGTCCACCCACAATCGCAAAAAAAATGATAAATTCATTGACCCGTTTTTTACCGTTACTGAGTGTTTTATTCACAAAATTAAGCAGCACCAGTTTGACAATATTGTCAATAAAAAATGCCAACATCGCCCACGAATACGCCGCTATAATGATGGCATTGATCGTATTGCCTTGAAAGTATTCATTCGCCGCAATCGGTATCCACACCAGCGCTGTTCCTGCAATCGGAATAATCGACGCAATCCCTGCAAGAAACCCTAACAACAGAGCATTGTAGCCATCAAAAAAGGCAATAAAAACACCAAAAGCAATCCCTTGCGCAACCATCACGCCCGTAAGAGAGTAAAACACCACCGCCATCGTCGTTGTCATCTCCTCTAAAAAATCGCGCTTGGTAGAGCGACCCAAGGGAATAATCGGAAAGAGAAACAGAATGATTTTGCGCCCGTAGAGGGTAAGAAAAAAGAAAAATACAATGACTATCGCCATATCCACCAGCATCGCCATAAACGTTTTCAGTCCATTACCCAGCCAACTGGCTAACGTAGCGGTAATCTCGTCTTTGTGCAGTTTCGACATCTCGATCAGACTCTCGATGGGGGAGACAATCCATGTCAAATAACTCGGCAGATGCTTACTTTGCGCCTCAATTTGATCGCCAATGGAGCGAATCATATCGAGCGTATCGGAAGGGTGACTGAGCAGGTTGAATAAAAAAAGTGTGATCGGCACAAAAATAATCAACGAAAACGCCAAAGTCACAATGCTCGCCGAAAGTATCGGCGCACTCTTTTGAAGCAGAGGTTGTTTGATAAGAAAACGCTGCAAAAAATGATGCAAAGGCGAAACGGCCAATGCCATCAAAAGTGCGACAAAAAAACTTTTCAAAAACGGAAAAAAAAGCCAAATAATCAGTGCTAAAATGCCAAGCCCAAGCCAGCGTAAAAAAGAGTTTTGTATCATGGAATCTACCTTTGAAGTACTGAATAACATCCGTTAGGTCACAGTATACCCAAATACCCTCTCCTTCAAGATTTGACTTTTAAGCAGACGTTTTCACGCCTCTTTCGAAGGCACTTTTATCGCTGATTTGGCAAAGCTTACATACACATTTTGCGATGGATAGAAGTGGTAGCGCTCGAAATATTCAAAGCTTTCGATGCACTCTAGGACGTGATTGCCGATGACGATTTTAAGGGAAATCTCATTGGTTTTGGTTACATGTAAAACGTCGCGAATGATACCTGTTAGACAGACAGTATCGTCTTTACATGTAAACGGTTCGATGGCGATAGAGATGTCGCGTGGGTTGATCGCCACGCCTCGTTTTTCGCCGATGCGATAGCTTTTTGGAAGCGACATGCTTTGGGTTTCATCGAAGTCGAAAAAGCGCTCATCCCCACTTTCGCGCCATTTGCCGACGATGAGATTGGTCGTTGAGAAGTCCATCAAACGTCCAAAGTGAAGCCCGACTTTGCGCGTGGCTATTTCACTCAGCCATAAAAGATCATGACTGGCGATGACGATGGTCGTTCCCCATTCACGGTTGGCGTGTAAAATGGCGTCGGTAAATTGCGGAACACCGCTGTAATCAAGGCTGTTCGTTGGCTCATCAAGTAGAAGCATTTTAGGGCGAAGCACGAGTCTGGACGCCAGAGCCACGCGTTGGGTTTCGCCACTGGAGAGCTCATGCCACGCGCGGTGCAGAAACTTTTTGGGCAACAGACCGACCAATTCTAACGCTTCGTTCATGCGACTTTGGGCATCTTCGAGCGTGCCCCGAATCTTCAGTCCAAAGAGAAGATTTTCCCGCACGGTACGTTTGAGCAAGTACGGCTCAGGCAATAAAATGCCAATTTCACGCCTTACATGTAAAGGGATGGAGTCTGCATCAAACCCACGGTACTTTAGCGTTCCGCTTTGTGCTGCTTCTAAAAATGCAAGGTGACGCAAAAGGGTACTTTTACCACTGCCATTGGAGCCCACAAGTCCTAAGATTTCGCCCTCTTCAACGTTGAGGGAAGCAATGTCTAACACAGGTTTTTCGCCATACAAGGTGCGTATGCGGTTAAGTTCATACATCATACGATGATTCTCGCGCGTTTTTTGAGGAAAAAGAGTAGAAAATTGAGTAAAAAAGCGATGCTAATGAGCACCAATCCCAGCGAAATGCCCATCGCAAATTCGCCTTTGTTGGTCTCCAACGAGATCGCCGTGGTAATGGTGCGCGTAAACCACTTAATGTTTCCACCAATCATCATCGCGATGCCCACTTCCGCCACCACCCGACCATACGCTGCAACGCCCACCGCAATGAGCGCATGACGAAGCTCCCACACCACACTTTGAATCATCTGCAAAGATGTGAGACCAAAGGAAGCGAGCGTGAGGTAAAGCTTCTTCTCCATCCCCTCAACTGCCGTGGCCGTTAAAGAGACGATAATGGGCAATGCCAAAAGCGTTTGCCCAATCACAATACCTGATAATGTGTAGAGTAATTCATAACTTCCAAAAGGTCCGCGGTTGGAGATAAACGCGTAAACAATGAGTCCGACGACCACAGTGGGAATCGCTAAAAGCGTGTCGGAAAGA
Above is a genomic segment from Sulfurospirillum halorespirans DSM 13726 containing:
- a CDS encoding AI-2E family transporter — translated: MIQNSFLRWLGLGILALIIWLFFPFLKSFFVALLMALAVSPLHHFLQRFLIKQPLLQKSAPILSASIVTLAFSLIIFVPITLFLFNLLSHPSDTLDMIRSIGDQIEAQSKHLPSYLTWIVSPIESLIEMSKLHKDEITATLASWLGNGLKTFMAMLVDMAIVIVFFFFLTLYGRKIILFLFPIIPLGRSTKRDFLEEMTTTMAVVFYSLTGVMVAQGIAFGVFIAFFDGYNALLLGFLAGIASIIPIAGTALVWIPIAANEYFQGNTINAIIIAAYSWAMLAFFIDNIVKLVLLNFVNKTLSNGKKRVNEFIIFFAIVGGLATFGFWGFILGPAIIALAITTLRALRKANRSHLGHA
- a CDS encoding energy-coupling factor ABC transporter ATP-binding protein encodes the protein MMYELNRIRTLYGEKPVLDIASLNVEEGEILGLVGSNGSGKSTLLRHLAFLEAAQSGTLKYRGFDADSIPLHVRREIGILLPEPYLLKRTVRENLLFGLKIRGTLEDAQSRMNEALELVGLLPKKFLHRAWHELSSGETQRVALASRLVLRPKMLLLDEPTNSLDYSGVPQFTDAILHANREWGTTIVIASHDLLWLSEIATRKVGLHFGRLMDFSTTNLIVGKWRESGDERFFDFDETQSMSLPKSYRIGEKRGVAINPRDISIAIEPFTCKDDTVCLTGIIRDVLHVTKTNEISLKIVIGNHVLECIESFEYFERYHFYPSQNVYVSFAKSAIKVPSKEA
- the tupB gene encoding tungstate ABC transporter permease TupB produces the protein MDFILSGLKEAIWLLINLDPETMSAVNITLKSSTLSIIFSIIIGLPLGFCLGFFQFPGRKFLKLLSDTLLAIPTVVVGLIVYAFISNRGPFGSYELLYTLSGIVIGQTLLALPIIVSLTATAVEGMEKKLYLTLASFGLTSLQMIQSVVWELRHALIAVGVAAYGRVVAEVGIAMMIGGNIKWFTRTITTAISLETNKGEFAMGISLGLVLISIAFLLNFLLFFLKKRARIIV